The genomic window GGATGGGACGACAAGCACGACTGTGAGCATATACTCCCGATATTCCGACACGCATGGACCGATGATGCGCACCTAGGTGTTGACTTTTCGCTTCAACTAAATCGGATGGCCAGCCGTTACGACTTGTACATGCTCCTCTCCCCAACCTTGGACACTCTCTTCTCTTGCTCAGCAAACGCCTTCTGAAAGACCTGTCTCAGCCGCTTCAGTACCTCATCACAATTTTGCGCAACCTGATAGTGAGTCACGAGGCGGCCCCCCATGACTTTgaggccggcctcctcgcTGAGCAGCACGAAACGGTCCTCACTGCAGCCTGCGGCCTCCAGATCGAGCCAACACATGTTCGTGTGCGCCGGATGGACGAGGGTTCCACCCATCTCTTGCCAGAGGTGCTCGACCTTCTTAGCCATTGCGTGAGATTCCCTGAGTAAGCCGTCACTGCCATCGGGAGCTCGGCCAAAtgtctcgtcgacggctaCCCTCGCGGCCGCTGTGACGACACCAGGCTGCCGAAGGCCACCGCCGATGGACTTGCGTACCCATCGAGCATGCTTCAAAGTCTCCTCGGTACCAACAAGCATGCTGCCGAccggggcgccgaggcccttggAGAAACAAAGGCTAACCGTGTCAAAGTGGGAGCAAAAGTCGGGCagcgtgccggcgccggccacaACGGCTTCCCACAGCCTGGCACCGTCGCAGTGCAACTTGATGCCATGCTGCCGGGCAAACTTGGCAATGCGCTCGACTTCGACCAGAGGCATAATCATACCGTTGAGAGTGTTCTCAAGGCTGATGACCCTGGTGGGGCAGGCATGGACATCATCACTGAGCACTACATTGGCCATGACGTCCTCGAGGGTCAGATGGATGCCGTTGTCGGGCACAATGGGCTTGACTGTAGCACCCGTCAAGGACGAGACCCTGAGATTCGCGTCAGTTTGGGTCGTGCATCGGCAGTTTCCAGGAGAGGCGGTGGGCAACTGACCCGCCAGCCTCATACTTGACGATGTGTGACCGGTGGTCGCACAAGACGCCGTAAGGTGGTTGAACGAGGAGGCTCCTCAGCGCAAGTTGATTGCCCATGGTTCCTGACAGTACGAACAGGCCTGCTTCTTTGCCAGCAAGAGCGGCGACATGGGCCTCAAGGTCGATGGTCGTCGGGTCCTCTCTGAAGACATCGTCCAAGAGTGTGCAGGACTGAACGGCGGCCAGCATTGACGGGGTAGGAGTGGTCATGACATCGCCTGGGATGAGTCAATGCTGCGCTTTCACACAAGACGCGTAGGCTGCGGGAGGAATGCCTTACTCCTCAAGTCCAAAGACCCAGGGCCTTTGGCCCCAATCCAAGCGTTGTGCACGCCTTGTGGGGGTTGCGATGTGCGAATACTGCCGTCCATGGCTGCTGACGAACTGTGAAGGGACCGAGAGGGGGCGATTCGAAGCGGAATGTGCAACGGCGACAGCTTCCACAGACACCGGGACCTCAAGGCTAACGTGGCTGCTGTGGTGGCCATGTCAGGTTGGATGAACAGAACAGCGCTGTCTAGAGCaactgccgccgcaccggACAAAAGTTGAAAGCCGGGCCGTCGAAACAGGCAGAATGTCACGCTGCCGAGTGCGCACCCAGCAGGGAGGGACCCCACCAACGCCTTGTCTGTgatgcgccgtcgccatcggaAGGGCGTGGATCCACGGCACGATGCGTTTGACCAGGCAGGGAGGGCACCGGGCCGGGTCAACGCACAGACAGACGCTGTTTCTCGGCATAGACGTACCGACCGCAACTCAAAGTcttgccggcgtcggcacggGTTTCGCCCGACCGTGTCACCGACGTGAtcggggcgtcggcggcgtgcctGGGTCTGTTTGCTCTTTGGGTGGTGCGGCGGGACTGCCGCGCAGTTTGCTCTCACTGTGAACAATCCAACGAGCCTCGGCCaacgggccggccggcttgCTTGCATTCCTTGCATGCCAGAAGGGAAGGCAGACAGGCCCGACCAAAGCACGGACACGTGCGCAAGACCCCGCGGCAGCAACCaaccgcgacgccggcgggcaaCATTGCGATCATCTGCCCTGGTTCCCCAATGCGACGTGTTCCAAGATCGGATCGGCTCGCGCGACCCCAGATTTCCGGTTGTGGCACTCCATGTCCCGCAAtggaagtcgtcgtcgtctgcaaCCGTCACCACATCCCTTTGCGGAACAACGTTGGCATCATTGAAGAATGTCTCACCACGTCTTctcctactactactaccgcCAAGCCTCGCCCGCACAGAAGAGAGttgccgccagcagcagcctaAAGCGCTAAATACGTTGATGGAGTCGGCAATCATTGGTGGGAGCGAGGATGGAAGCGACCCCGGCCTAGCCTGCGGCGGTGCATGGCATGATTCCAATGTCAATGCCTCCGCCCGTACCTCTTTGCTTGTCAGCTACGTGGCGCTGGGTCCGCGCGCTTGGGCTTGGCTTAACCAGCGGCCCTGGTCCAGGAGATGTCTAGACTCTACGGTGAACGCGGCTCCTTCGCGAAGCTGGCGACCGATCTCGTCTTCAACATCCAttcccgccgccatgcgTCGGTCGACGCCTTGAATCGCCAAGGGATCCTCTTCCAGCGTCATGGCAGCGCGGCCGGTCTTCAaccttggcgccgccgcactcgTGGGCTTTGCCCTTTTAATTTTCATCTCGCGACTGCCCCTTCGAAGCGCCTCAGCGGTGCACCGCATCTCACCAACCGACCTCGGTCTGCGGTTGCCGCGCCTCAACTTCACTTCGTCTTCCCCGTCGACCAGCCGCCACAAGGAATATTACGCTTCCGAAGCAGCCGCCGAGTtctgcgccgcccatggtTACTCCGTCTTTTCGCCCGAGTCCGACTCGGGGGAACGCAAAATTTACGACCTCTTCATGGCCAACTCGGAGCTCGACTTTCTCGAAATCCGCCTCGGAACAATGTACGAACACGTCGACTACTTCATTATCGTCGAGTCGCCCGTCACCTTCCAGGGGACGTCGAAAAACCTCACGATTCGAGACAATTGGGCCCGATTCTCGCAGTGGCACGACAAGATGATATACCACCTCCTGGAGTTCCCGGCTGGGTTCGCTCCCAAGCTCACATGGGACTACGAGGATCTCCAGCGCGACGCCACGTTCAAGCAAGTCTTGCCGAAGCTGCAAGGGAGACAGGCCCCCGTACAAGGGGATgtgctcatcgtcgccgacgtggacgagaTTGTTCGtacggcgacgctgctgctgctgcggaccTGCACCTTTCCACGGCGCCTGACGCTCGCCTCCAAGTTTTACTACTACTCGTTCCAGTTCCTCCACGTGGGCGACGAGTGGCCCCACCCGCAGGCTACCTTTTATCAGGGCGAGAGGGACACGATCCCGCCGACCAAGCTCCGGAGCGCCGACGGGGACAGCCGGCTACAGCGGATACGCGAGTCGGGCACGTTGAGCAACGCGGGGTGGCACTGTAGCAGCTGCTTCGCCACCATGGACCAGTTCCTGAACAAGCTGGCGAGCTTCTCCCACATGTGGATGAACGAGCCCAAGTATCGCGACAAGGCAcgcatcgcggccgccgttCGCGAGGGCAGGGATGTATGGGGGCGGGCAAGCGAGGTGTTTCGTCGCATCGAAGGAAACACGGATGTCCCGGGCGTCCTGATGGAAGCGGAAGGGCGCGAGAGGTTCGGGTACATGCTGAGTCGAGACGGCGAGAGCGCAGGCTTCTCCGACTATCCATAGGGGCCCGTCAACGGCACGAACGGCATTGCGCGTGTCATGTATAGCATTCTTGCGGCGGCGTTAGGGTTGGCATTTTGGGTGGCCTGGATTAGATCTTTGCAGACGCGTATATGTATTTATATAGGACCTGATAGACCATGGCGGTTAAATGGAGTTTTGGGTTTTCCTACACGCTCGAGGACACGATTTGGCAAAAGGACGCCTTTGCAATCTCATCGATATAGCACCGAGGCTTGGAGCGAACAACGGCACGTGTCGGTCACTGACTTGTGGTGTgcgtccatccatgcatTCTGGGCGTCGTTGTATACAGTCTACATAGTGGGAGCACCGGCGGAGTAGGCTGAGACACGACAAAGGCCCattcgtacgtacgtagtacgtagcGTGCGAGacagtagcagcagcagcagcagtttGCAGCGGGAGCGTGCATGAGTCCCCGACGCAAGCCTCGATCGATATGCTTTCGTACAGGTAGTTTTTCCCACATTATGCATCTGCCTAGGGTGCTTGGTGCTTATTCTTGACTTTCTTGAGCCGGATCTTGGGAGGAGATGGGTTTCATAATGGTTACATGATGTGTAGAGAACTCTTTTGAATGCTCTTTTCTATTTTTCCCCTTCCTTTGGCCTGTCCGCCCTGTTATGTTTTCGGCCattatttttttttctgggTTAGGGGTTGAAGTCCTCCTAGtagtaggaggaggaggagagaaggGGAATGTAAAAAACTTTTTGGTATACTGTATATTCGACGAGCGTACGACGATGTCAATACCTTGTGGtggtactgtacagtatagaTGACGTATCAGGGCACGCAGCGACGAGAACAGGTAACGTCAATGCAAAAGTATGGAGGGCTAGGGTGTGAATTCTACTTGCCCTCCTTTTGATCATATTTGACCCGACCCGACCCAATCCGATCCGATCTGACGCGTGCGttgtcggtggtggtggtggtggtggtgcagctcGCTACTACATACTGCCGTGTCCTGTATCAGACGCACAtctcctcccgccgcccgtcgcagcGATAACCCGTACATGTATAACGGGTGCTTCCGCACGTAATATAAGGTAATGTACCTACCGACCTACCTACTTACGCACtatacgtacttcgtacgtacgtaggtacTTTGCCGGCATCTCTCTCCCACTGTCCGTACAGTACTATAGGTAGTCAAGTCATGGAGCACGCGTgctactactaacttacGTAGGTACTTACTGTAGTTATCAAGGTGGAAGGgccgggcggggggggggggtggcgcGGCCCGCACCGTcttcgctcgctcgcaccGCCCCTCGAGCACGGGGGCGACGCGCCCGCAAAGGGGACAGGCACGCACTGCCCGTAATAATATCTCACCCTTTTCCTCACAACCCCCTTTCTTGCAacatttttttttctttcctttcaTTTTTTATTCTTGGTCCCCATTTATTAATTTATTTGTTTCAACGAAAAGAGCAAACGTCCTTCTGCCATAAGTGCAAAGCAGAGCAAAGCAAAACAAAGCAAGCCCCcccaaccagccagccagccagccacaTACATCCATGTATCCATGTACCCATGCAtctactaggtacctagtatgcagcacgcacgcacgcacgcacgcagtcggcgtcggcggcagcagcgggcgcgaACCCGACGCACGAAAACGACGAaccctcctccatcatcaaccCAGTCATTCATCACTCCCCCCTGTATGCAGTTACTATACATACAGTAGGTAACTATATCTCTGCGCTATTAGCCCCCCCGTACCCTTACTACCTACCCCCTTACCTTTCTTTCTTCATCTTGCCTTCCCACCTTCCCATTCCaaatacctacctacctacctacctacctacctacctttgGTGACAGCTTACTCGGCTTTACTCATGTGTATAGTACGCAAGGTGCATAGTAATGTACATATACTACAGCACCTACTACTACCTTATGTATACAGTATGCGTATCACTCCGGCCTTTGTTGTTATACAGTACCCGCTGGACGGACGCCCAGAGGATGTCACGGATGAGGGacccggggggaggggcaggagAACCCTGATTCCCAGGTAGAAGAAGAGCAACGACAAGATCACCAAAGGgacaaagaaaaaaaaacagaaACCCGAAAAGCAGATaagaaaaaaagaaataCAACTACTAAAATCACCACCATCTTTCTGGTGTCTCTTCCTCTCATTCCAGAAAAAAGAACCCTCAAGCTGAGTGAGTACTAACTAACTTGGTCCGACGGCAAGGGACCCTGGGCCATCATCATATGTATCATACCcgtgcaccaccaccaccaccagctccgctctgctgcccctcccccaaaatgattcccatcccatcctcTCCCACCACGCAAGCCTATGCccgtatactgtacagtacttcgtacccccccatcccccatTCCCACCcacgcgcctcgcccaccccctccctccctctctctgcctctccctctcccacACCCCCATTTGAGGGTCCCGAGCTTGCCGAGGCACAAGAgaaagtgtgtgtgtgtgtgtgtgtgtgtgtgagagagagagagagagagaacagacgggggggaggagagacggaggcgacgtggGCGACTATCTGCTGGCCCGGGACCTcgcctcctgctgctgctgctgctgctgcaatgATGTGTTGGCCAacgcatacatacatgctcACGTACATACCGCATCAAGGACGCAGCAGAAGGAAAACAAGTggcccgcccgtctgcaGTAGCTCCCTCGCTCCCACAGCCCTTTGCGGTCGCCCCCCCAAGCCCGGTTGAGAGAGAgtccttgtcgcccgcccACTACGTACGCGAAAACGAGTGCCAacgcatcaccaccacctggcAATCACTTACACGTCGGCAGCCTGCGTGCCTCTCTGCATTACATATGTACATATGTTGCCGTCACTCCCTcccagcagcgtcgcccgACACTGCCTCGCTCCTCCTCTGGACTCTCTCTTCTCCTTGTCGGACCTGGGAACCGTCAGCCTCGGCTCTGCAGCTCATCGCCAAGGCCACCTCGAGTCCGCTCCCCCTTCATGCGGGCCGTGACAGCCGGACACCACTTTTCGACATCTTCAAGGACTTGCTTGCttctgccgcccgccgacatCGCCTCGGGGCCACTTCTACGCGCGTCTATGCAGCGCCTGTCGTCAGGCCACACCAGGCGAGGCCCGCGGTCAAGAAATAAAGTCGACAAATAGGAGACTATGGCAAACAAATACGGGCAAGTGTCTGCATGCCGTCAGGCCCGATACCCTGTTCTACTCCCGTTTCAAAAGCCTCGCTATGCTTTCCAAACCAGCAAATGAACCAAAAGGAGGCCAAGGGACCGTTCCGGCACCTAGTggccgctcgcccgcgcccgctgcACCCCGCGTCGGCCTTTTTCGTGACTTCGTGAGAGGAGCAAGTTTTTTTTATATATTCTCTGCCGTTTTGTCAGCGCCCcgtggccagcgccgccggtaCTGCGCCGTCCTGGACCTCGTGCTCCACGGGCACGGCGCTTTTGCGCCATTATGCTCCTCCGCTCGGAAGAGCGACGTGCCCTGCGGCTGAGTGCGTCtttggtcgtcgtcatggtcgtcggtcgtcgtcgtcatgagGGGGTCGCTGAACATGTTCCCTGTTGAGGAGGGGGATCCTGCCATCCGCAAGAGGGCGAGTGCGGCCGCGCTTCGCCTCTCAACGGCCAGCCCATTTCACCAGAAACTGCACCACGGCGTCCAGGTTCGTCTCCTCCTTGGCGCTGATGCCATAGCAGCACACCTCACGGCCCTGGATGCTCTTcaggtccagctcgtcgatgagctcgtcTACCGAAAGCTTCTGTGGCAAGTCCGACTTGTTGcccaggacgaggagcgggaTCCCGGCCAGTGTCGCATATTCCATGAGCGAGTGCAGTTCGTCTTTGGCCTGCGGAATGAGCGCTACATCCGCAATGTCTACAatgaagacgatggcgttgacgccCCGACAGTACCTCTCCCACATGCCCCGGAACCGCGGCTGGCCTCCGATGTCCCAGCACTTCAGAGTGACGTGTCCACGTTGCACGCGCTTCATGTTGAAGCCCACTGTCGGGATCGAGCTGAGAGAGCGGTTAGCCAAGGAACTGCTGAGGAGGTCTCGCGTTGGAGGCCCAAGCACTTGAAGCTTGCGGTTCATCATGGAGTGCACCCTCAAGGGGGGTCACTCGCGCATGCATACTCGGTATGGCTGACTTACTCTAGAGTGAATTCGCCGCCCTTGATGTTCGGCTCAGTTAGCGACTGACAAACTCACGGAGCATCAACCTGGGCGTGGACGAGCTCACCGCCAACACGCGCAATAGCGACGTTTTCCCCGCATTCTGCAGGCCGACCAGAGTTACCTCCATTTCCATGGCCCTGGTAGAAGTCTCGTCAGCACGACAAGTCATACGAGTCGCACAGTAACAGCACGCAGTCCTGGGACCGCGCGCGCATTGCTGTCGCTAAGCTCGAACCTACCAAAACGTCCTCAGCAACCAGTCGTATACCCTCCGAAATAACCCCGCCATGTTGAGATCCGGTCTGGATAAGTCGCTGTGAAAGGGACCTCGTCGAACGACGAGTGAGCGGGCGAATGcgggtcgatggcgtcgcgacGGCTCGCACgcacgagcagggcgagaCGGAATACGatgcggcggcttcgaggaTCGAAGGATTTGCGAGGGGCGCAAAGCATTAATCAAAGGACATTAACACAGCCGGTAGCGCCGCTGCGTGGTCGAAAAGAAAGACAATAAAGTTACGCCGTTTCGGATGCAAAATGGTCTTGTGGTGGGACAGtggggcgaggcgagagaatgtctgtccgtccgtcttgTCTGTCTTCCGCTGGGCGCGAGCTCAGCGTCGGGGGGCGTGCTCGTGCGTCGGTTCGAGAGTGGACGGGAGAGCTGTCGATGTCGCACGAGGTGACGGGGGGGGAGAGctgagggcgacgagagggggagagggtTGTCGCGCGCGAACGGGACGCCGAAGCGGGAGCGGGAACTTggactggcggcggcggatcaGAAAGTGGACAGAACAAGAGCAAAGCAGCGCAAAGCAGAGTAGCGCACTGAGAGGGAAAGAGGGCGAAGTCCTGGGGGGGTGGAAGCACGAAACTCAGGTCCAGGACCCCACTCTAGACGGGATGGCGGGCACAAGGGTAACTTACCAGGTTGCCAGGCAAGCCTTGGGCGGGGACGACCCGTGCCTCGAAAGCGTAGCGTCGGCAGCGGAGGGCgatggtgcgggcggcggccgggcgagcGACCTCGACTTGACCCGGGGGGTCCAGCAGGTACTTGAAGTAggtgctgggctgctgctcactCGTGCGTCCAAGGTCGCAAGCCGACGAGAGTCGAAGCGACGGCGGGTGTTGTACTGGGAGGTTGCGTACAGAGACTGAGTCTGCGACAAggacccctccccccaatGCGAGCACTTGTCTGTCGTGACGTTTGTCGTCTGCTGCTGTAGGTACGGTGGTATGGTAGGGTAAGGTACCTTGCGTATTGCCGCGAGAGGTCTGAGGGTGGTGCCGAGTGCGATCCCCGGTCCCCGTTCCAGGCGGTACTTGGTGCCTCCGCTCCACCCCAACAACCTAACGGGGAGGTACCTGTTCGGGCACCCTTCTGCagtggtggcgggcggccgtgCAAGGCGCAAGGCGTCGCGGGGCCACGTCTCTCAGTACCTGACTGCCTGTCAGAGAGCCGCAAATGCTGGCTGCGCTGGTGAATTCTGACCGGCAAAGGAGGTGCCTTAGGGGGTCGCTGATGGCGGCACGGCCTTTGCAGACGGTGCAGTACagtgctgcttctgctgctcgtcAAAGTCGCAGGAATCCcgtgtggtgtgtgtgcgtgtgcgcgcgcgcgtgtgtcgCTTTCGAGTCACCGGACCCTGTTGCAAATGACGGGTAACCGCTGCGTTTCATCCACCTACCGAACCAGGGTGGTGATCAACGGGCCAGTGGCCGGGGTAGACTGCTGCTTTGCCTCAATGTCGACACTGTCGTCGACAAATACGGACCCAGACGGCAGCGGGGACGGACCAATTTAGCATGTgcaagcagctcgtcgcccagaGAGTCTATCAATCTGCCAGGGTCAACAACCGTGCGGCTCCAGTGGTGCAAATCGCGATGATGGCTTCGTGACGGCCTGCCTTGGGCGTCGTCcggggacgcggcgctggacaATGTCACGGTGTTGTTGCTGACCGGTAAATGCTGTCTGCTGTGGAGAAGGGTCGGGAGAGCAGACGGCATCTCATCAGACACGGCCGGTAGACGTTTCCAAGGAAGCCAGAGACCGTTTAGGTGCTGACGTACGTCGTTTGTTTGTTTCTGCCGTGCAGGCGGGCGGTTGGGAGAGGAGAAAAACTGGAGGCGTCGAGACGCGGGAGGTTCGGCCGGCAGAATGGAAGCTGAATTCGGGCAGTTGGTAGGTCGCGCCTGCCAAAGCAATGGGCTCCCGTCATGAGCACCCAAGCAATGCACCTTACCGGACAGGGCTGTAACTACGCAGGTACTTTTTAGGTGACCGCCTAACTCAAGGTACCTCGAGTATAGTGAGTGCGCAGGCGTGTATTGTCGGAAGTATGAGTCTTCATCGTAAGGAGACCCAACGCTTGGACAAGACGAGTCGATGGCTGACGGCAGACTGCGGCTCCCATCAAGCCTCTCGGTCAAGCATGGTTCAACAACCAAAAGAAAGAACGACGGGAAGCGAGCCGACGTACCGACGCCTTCACGTATCTACAGACTACTAATATTGTAtactatacttcgtacacccTCGACACACGAGTCGATGATGCTGGTGCGGGAATAATCACGACACCCAACGTCCATCAAGCCCTCATCAGCGTCTAATACCTACATCGAACAAACAGCACCGCGACCCTTGGCCTTGCAGGACGTTTCAGTCCGTGCCCACACCCTGGGTCTGGGCGCGCGGTTGGGCTGGCCTCAAAGGGCTTGCAACCGGGATGGAGGCGcgcgggacgaggcgggAGCTAATTGGGGGCCCGCTGATCTGCGAATTCGAACAGGAGGAACGATGACGGCCCAGAGCACACCAGCGCGATgatggatgacgacgagacgcCATAATGAAGAAACGGGACTTGCTTGGTTGTTAGGTTGCAAGCTCCCAACAGGCTGCCAACCATAACCCCAGTGCTTTGCTGCGCAGTAGCTGACTTGCTGCTCCCCACGCTTCGTCCGCCGTTGCCCCCGCGCTTTGTCTCCATGGTCCGTCCCTCCACGGGACGCCATGCCTGACGTTCTGCAGGTGAGAAGTGCATCAGGTCCCTGTCCTTGTACTCCGTACGTGTGTACTACGTAAACTTGTGGTTCTGCCGTCCACTTTTTGCTGCCCGCCTTGCTGCCTGCTTTGCTCTCCAGCCAGGCCTGCGCGCACCCAGTCCTGAGATGGTTACGGTCGTTTGATTGACCCGCCGTCACGGGGGCCGTGTTAGTGGgtggtgtgcgtgcgtgggcgcGCGTGCGACGACGCGGGGATCTGTCGCGCTGGCCCTGAGGGTGGTCAGTGGcccgccgatgatggtgggCACCAGAGACATGCCACACGATCAACGGCTCCTGCCGCAAGACAAGCATCCACGGGCAGCGCCGCTGAAGATGAAGCTTTATCAAGGGCATGGTCTGGTCCGTGGCGTTGTTGGGCCTCGTTGGGCGTCCAAGTTGCCTAACCCCGTGACGGATCATGGCGTGGGTGCGTTACCGAGACACCGGACGGGACGTATTGCACACATCCAGACGTCCACCccttggcc from Purpureocillium takamizusanense chromosome 14, complete sequence includes these protein-coding regions:
- a CDS encoding Beta-1,4-mannosyl-glycoprotein 4-beta-N-acetylglucosaminyltransferase (CAZy:GT17~COG:G~TransMembrane:1 (o6-28i)~EggNog:ENOG503NUGT), with protein sequence MAARPVFNLGAAALVGFALLIFISRLPLRSASAVHRISPTDLGLRLPRLNFTSSSPSTSRHKEYYASEAAAEFCAAHGYSVFSPESDSGERKIYDLFMANSELDFLEIRLGTMYEHVDYFIIVESPVTFQGTSKNLTIRDNWARFSQWHDKMIYHLLEFPAGFAPKLTWDYEDLQRDATFKQVLPKLQGRQAPVQGDVLIVADVDEIVRTATLLLLRTCTFPRRLTLASKFYYYSFQFLHVGDEWPHPQATFYQGERDTIPPTKLRSADGDSRLQRIRESGTLSNAGWHCSSCFATMDQFLNKLASFSHMWMNEPKYRDKARIAAAVREGRDVWGRASEVFRRIEGNTDVPGVLMEAEGRERFGYMLSRDGESAGFSDYP
- a CDS encoding Low-specificity L-threonine aldolase (EggNog:ENOG503NWDM~COG:E), which codes for MATTAATLALRSRCLWKLSPLHIPLRIAPSRSLHSSSAAMDGSIRTSQPPQGVHNAWIGAKGPGSLDLRSDVMTTPTPSMLAAVQSCTLLDDVFREDPTTIDLEAHVAALAGKEAGLFVLSGTMGNQLALRSLLVQPPYGVLCDHRSHIVKYEAGGVSSLTGATVKPIVPDNGIHLTLEDVMANVVLSDDVHACPTRVISLENTLNGMIMPLVEVERIAKFARQHGIKLHCDGARLWEAVVAGAGTLPDFCSHFDTVSLCFSKGLGAPVGSMLVGTEETLKHARWVRKSIGGGLRQPGVVTAAARVAVDETFGRAPDGSDGLLRESHAMAKKVEHLWQEMGGTLVHPAHTNMCWLDLEAAGCSEDRFVLLSEEAGLKVMGGRLVTHYQVAQNCDEVLKRLRQVFQKAFAEQEKRVSKVGERSMYKS
- a CDS encoding Low-specificity L-threonine aldolase (EggNog:ENOG503NWDM~COG:E), which encodes MRLAGQLPTASPGNCRCTTQTDANLRVSSLTGATVKPIVPDNGIHLTLEDVMANVVLSDDVHACPTRVISLENTLNGMIMPLVEVERIAKFARQHGIKLHCDGARLWEAVVAGAGTLPDFCSHFDTVSLCFSKGLGAPVGSMLVGTEETLKHARWVRKSIGGGLRQPGVVTAAARVAVDETFGRAPDGSDGLLRESHAMAKKVEHLWQEMGGTLVHPAHTNMCWLDLEAAGCSEDRFVLLSEEAGLKVMGGRLVTHYQVAQNCDEVLKRLRQVFQKAFAEQEKRVSKVGERSMYKS
- a CDS encoding uncharacterized protein (COG:U~EggNog:ENOG503NWXM), which translates into the protein MAGLFRRVYDWLLRTFWAMEMEVTLVGLQNAGKTSLLRVLAGGEFTLDSIPTVGFNMKRVQRGHVTLKCWDIGGQPRFRGMWERYCRGVNAIVFIVDIADVALIPQAKDELHSLMEYATLAGIPLLVLGNKSDLPQKLSVDELIDELDLKSIQGREVCCYGISAKEETNLDAVVQFLVKWAGR
- a CDS encoding Low-specificity L-threonine aldolase (EggNog:ENOG503NWDM~COG:E), which encodes MPRNSVCLCVDPARCPPCLVKRIVPWIHALPMATAHHRQGVAATLALRSRCLWKLSPLHIPLRIAPSRSLHSSSAAMDGSIRTSQPPQGVHNAWIGAKGPGSLDLRSDVMTTPTPSMLAAVQSCTLLDDVFREDPTTIDLEAHVAALAGKEAGLFVLSGTMGNQLALRSLLVQPPYGVLCDHRSHIVKYEAGGVSSLTGATVKPIVPDNGIHLTLEDVMANVVLSDDVHACPTRVISLENTLNGMIMPLVEVERIAKFARQHGIKLHCDGARLWEAVVAGAGTLPDFCSHFDTVSLCFSKGLGAPVGSMLVGTEETLKHARWVRKSIGGGLRQPGVVTAAARVAVDETFGRAPDGSDGLLRESHAMAKKVEHLWQEMGGTLVHPAHTNMCWLDLEAAGCSEDRFVLLSEEAGLKVMGGRLVTHYQVAQNCDEVLKRLRQVFQKAFAEQEKRVSKVGERSMYKS